The stretch of DNA TCTTAATGACAGCTATGGCTTCCGCATCCATGCTCGCCACATGTATGTCCTTCCCCGTGGCTGTGCTCATGATGAGAACACTTAACATCTGGATTATAATCGAGTGTTTCATTGATAAAAGCTTCTACTGCTTCATCCGCATCTCCGGAAACTCCTCCGAAAAGCTTAATGCCGGCTGCCGCTAACGCTGTCTGTGCGCCGCCTCCGATTCCACCACAGATCAAAACATCTGCATTCAATGCTTTAAGAACTCCTGCCAATGCGCCATGTCCGCTTCCATTCGTATCTACTACTTCTGAATGTGTTACTTTTCCTTCCTCTACATCGTAAATCTTAAATGTCTCTGTGTGTCCAAAGTGCTGGAAAATCTGTCCATTTTCATACGTTACTGCTATTCTCATGATACCTTCTCCTTTTTCCGCTGCATATTTTTGATGAATCTCCTGTTTGTAACATCCTCCAAGTCCACAGTTACTGCTCTGACCATCACAGATTTTGAAATCTCCACCTTCAATTTTAAGCGGATATCCATCAATGAGTGCATCTGCTATTTTCTTCCTGGCAATCTCATAAATTCGTTGAACAGTTGTTCTTGCTACTTGCATAGATGCTGCGCACTGCTCCTGACTATAACCTTTCTTGTCCAAAAGACGGATGGTTTCATACTCATCTACCGTCAGAACAATAGGTGTTTTTTTCTCAGTATCGTCTGCCGGAAAGAATTCTAAAACATTGGGGAAATGGCAAACTTTTCTGCATTTTACTGGTCTCGGCATAAACTGCTCCTTTCTTGCTTTTCTTATATGATAGCTCTATAAAAAGCATATGTCAATAATATTTTTGACATATGTCCATATGGCTCAGCTAATAGTATTACTTAACCACATCTTTACACTTTTTCATCTTCTGCTTCTGGCAGCGTCCCAAATTCCACTTCCCCAAAACAGTTTCCGGGGGCCGGAAACCCGCATAAATCCAGCATTCCCAAAAATCTTTCTTCCCAAAAAGGCCTCCCGGAAATGCCTTTTTTATTTTTCGCTATGTCCTTTCGCACCCCCTTTTGACACTTTTTTCGTAATTTCATTTGTCAAAACCGGGAAGGCTTTATCCATAAGATATCGAGATAATCCGGCTGCAACAGACTATCCTTTTTTATTCTTTTTTCGGACAATCTTTCCGCGCCCCTCTTTTTTTCTGTTCGCTTTTTAAATCTCTTTTTCTTTTTTTCACAGACCTTTGATGCCTGGTTTTTGACTTAGTTAAGCCTTTTTTAAGGTTTCTTTTGGGTTTCTCTTCTCTTTTTTTATTAAAAAAACCCTGTTCCAGGATTTCTCCTGAGACAAGGTTTTTGGTGGTTCTTTTGGGTTTATTTTTCTTCTTTTTGCTCGTGGCGGAAGAAGTTTGGATGAATGGGATGCACTGGTTTTTGACAAGGGATGTTACGAAAAAAATGTCAAAAGGCAGTGCGAAAAAATATCCAACTTATTCAAACTCGATTTCGGCAACTATATATTGTGTCTAAAAAGATGATACATCACCATATTTTGTATAATTATTCTTAATATTCTATGCATTCTTTATCGTTTTGGGACTTTTTGCAAGCATTTTGCAACCGCAATCACTGCGAATCACTCTTTAAGCATTTTTCTATGTACTCCCGACACCCAGCTTCTAAAATATAGAACGCACAGCTATTGTCGGTTAAAATCTGCTTACGATTCGTTGTAACCATGCTACATCTACTAATGCCTGTCTTTCTTCTTTAAGGTCTTCATATGTAGAGCTGATAAAAATAGAAAACTTCCGTCTATCTCTCATGTCTATATTCTCTTCGTTTTGATTATCGACTTACTAATGGTCAAGCTTCCAGTTCCATTAGTTCCATACTTTATATTAAGTATTTTTTCTTCAATTCGTAACTATTCAATACCTTCATCATTATGATCAAAAATCCATGTTTTTCACGGAATTCGCAGTAAAATGCGTATGCCTATTGAACAGTTACTATGCATTACTTAATTAGCGTTTTATATGAAGCCATTTTCTGTTTTATCATTGTGTCTTTACGCATATTGCTTAATCCCTTAAAGTTTTTTATCAATTCTATCACTTCAGATATCGCAGGGGATGTGTTTTTCTCTTCCATTATTTCAATAAGTTGTCGATATTTCTTTTCACAAAGCGAAAATTGTAACATACTTGAAATATGCTCGTTCATAAACGAGAATACAGCTATAGTAATTTGTTCTTGATTAAATTGCTTAATCAACTTAATATATATTGGTTCCGCATCATAGCATACACCATTACCATTCGTTATAAATGCATCTACTAATGTATACACATATTTATTATCTAGCTGTTTAGGTATTCTATTATTTCCAACCAAACGTTCTAACTGATATGCAAAAGTTGGTTCCTTATAAAAATTGTTTAATATACTGTTATGTGCCTCATATAACTGATTAATTACAGTATCTAATTCTGTTGTTCTTATTTGCTCAGGTAAATAAGATTGTCCATTAACTAATTCTAATAATTCTCGTGCATATTTAGCCTCTTCTCCGTCACCATTTACTGCGAATCTAGCATATTTTATGCCAAAGTCATTTTTTACCTCTTCGTCAATTCGATCCCATATAATAGGGAATACTTTTCTTATATTCTCCCTTACAAATTGCTCGGTTTCTCTTCTAGAATATGTTCCAAACAATCCAGCCGAAAGAGAATTTACTTTTTCCTGCGATAAATTGCAAACAAACGACGTTAATGCCTGTATTTCACTATCACCAAGACTTTTTTCTTTAAGATTTTTTAATAACCGCCCTATTTCTATAGTAATATTAGAATTAGGCAAGTTAATAACTTCTTTTATGCAAGTTTGAAGCCATGATATTAACTGTAAACCTGTTATCTCAACTTGATTGGGATGGGCGGCACTAGCCCAATTTCTCATATACTTAATATAATCCAAATGTCTATAACCTATATCAGATATCATATCTATTTCTTTAGCACCTTTAATTAATTCACTATCATCTAACTTAACCAAATCTTCAACACCTGATAATCTTTTCCTTTTATCTGATGTTACAGCAACATCATAGAAATATTCAATATCATAAATAGCCACACGTTTTCTTAATTGAAAAACTGTTTCATCCCACAAATAATTTAATGCTGCATCAAATAACCCTGAGGATGCAGCTGTTATGAATTTAGATATATAAACTGCACCACTAATATCTTCCTGCCTTAGCAAATCTACAACATCTTCAAAATTTCTTATTACACTTTTTCTTTCTGCAATTGGCACCAATATTCCTTCTGTTGGCAATCCAAAAGAACCCACATACGCCAATAAACTATTTTCATAATTAGATAACGATGTATTTACCTCTTTCGTACTAATAATTTCTTCGCTCATATTTTCATTCCTTTCATCGATCATAATTAAATTATTTTATAAATATCCATTAATCTTCTCAATCCAACTACTGTTATCACTCTCAAATAGCTTTATGAACTTTCCAAAATTACTGCTACCAGTAACAGAATCATCCGAATCCAAATCTTTCACTCGTCGACTCATATCTTTGTAATTCTCCGCAGTAACATGCTCCATAACTTTCTGAATCTGGTCTGCTCTTCCTTTGTAATTCTCAACTCCGGTTATTTCTTTATCAATGGAGCATTCACTGGTTTTGCTGGAGATTTCAGATTTTCATCGGTCCAATGCTTAGATATAATCTGCATCGTACAAGGATTACCAAACATAATCACTTCATCTGCTGCATTATCCACACCATGAAACTCATTAATTTTGCGTTTAATGTCCTCATACTGCTCATGTGGTTTCTTTTCCGTATCACAGAACACAAGTACAAGTTCATCTGCTCCATTTTAATATCGATCCTGATACCTCGCTGGAATATTTCCGTTTCCACCGGCATTTACCAATGAGATATCATATTGTTGGTTCCATACTTTTAAATTTTTTAATCGATTTAGATACTCATATTCCTCATTACCTTCACAGATAATACAAATTTTATGGTTGTCAAAAAACCTAGGGAGCTTATTTGGCATCGGCATCATCCCCCTTTACACCACTTTTAATGCTAAGTAAAGAGTTAATCAATTCTGGATCAGGTAAAGCTCCAAGTGCACCTTTCCTATATTTTTCCATAACATCTGTCGTATCTCGTACTCCCTGCTGTGCAGTAAAATCAGCAAGAGAATATATATATACACCTTCTTCATCCTTGTGAACAAACCAAATCTGCTCCTTGCGGAACATTCTCTTGCAATCCATAAAATTTATATCATGTACTGTAAATATCATCTGTGCACTTGTATTCAATTCATTATTAAACATGGCAACAATCGCTCTGGTGAGCTTAAAATGAATACTGCTGTCCAGCTCATCCACGACTAAAATTCTGCCCTGTTCAAGTGCTTCGATTACATAGCTGGCAATAGCAGCAATCTTCTTTGTTCCTGTAGAATCAAACATCATACTTGGTACATGGACTCCTTTATAAGTGGATACCAATCTGATTTGATCCATAATGTTCTCCTGAATATCAAGCACTTTCTCATCTGGCTTTTCATCACCTTCACCAGTTTTCAGCTGTATCTTATCCATATCCACATATTCAAAATTATCCATATATAAATCAGCATTTTTTATGAATTCAACAACCTTTTGCTGCAACTGATTCTTATTCTTCAGGAGTTCAATCGTGTGCTGCATAGGTATGTTATTCATATTGATGATATCAATTTTTTCTGCAAATCCGACAAGAATCTGCTTCATCTCGTTGATATGTTCAAATTTACTTGTATCTATTACATAACATAGCAAATTATTTTTCGATACAACAGGAATCATAGTCTGCACAGATTCATCAATACATTCATATATTTCACTAATTGTATCCTTTTTCAACCAGCAAACTTCTTTTTCATTGTTGTACTGATCTTTGAATATCTCAGAAAATGATTCATATATATATTCTTCTTTTTCTGCGTCATACTTAAAGTCATAAGAAAACTTTCTTCCTGATGACATAAATGTTACGCCTAACTCACAAACATCACTCTCAGTAAATATATTAGGCATTAAACCATTTTTCTTATTTAAAAGCACATTTTTTATTGCCCTAATGCACTTGATTAGACATGTTTTACCGGCATTGTTTGGTCCATATATTCCTACCGTTTTAAGGACATTAAAATTATTCTCTTTGTGAACATTTGCTCCAAATTTTTTATTTCGCATATCTGCTTTCATTGAAAATGTAATATCATCCTCAAATGCATAACAGTTTTTTGCTCTTACCTCTATAATCATGTCTCATTCCTCCAAGTCACTTTTCCTATTTACTTATCATTATTATATCATTAAATATTTTTCATGCAACTTTTTTCCATAAAAAATATTTAATTTTATAGATTTAACAATATATCATATAGCAAAAAGGTAGCCTTTCGACTGCCCCAAATCACACATACACCAACTCCCTCACCACAATCTCCTCCGCACAAGCAATAATGTTATTCATCTTCCCTACCCACAGCATCTGATTCTCAGCTTTTAACTGCTCTGTCACGCCTTGTTTCTCCTTCATCTTTTCCACAATCCTGTCCAGCATCTCATGGCATTCCTCATCAATATCATGCAGATATTCATTTAGCCTTCCATCAAGCAACAGCTCCATATAATATCCATGTTTGAACTCTTTCAGATACTCACATCTCATATGTCCAAACTTTCCAATATTATAATTTGTTCCCTCTGGCAACTGTAAATCCGGATAATAAATATTATCCTCGCCCAGCACATAAGTAATTCCATTCTCTACAATAACTTTCTCCAATTTTCCCATAACTTTTATCCACCTTTCTGCGATATTTCTCGCACCTCAACATCAATAATAGCCTCTGGCTCTTTTACAGCCTTTCACATACGCTCTGATTCCAACATATACTGCCTGAACTAATAACAATAAAGCAACAAGATTCAGCTTTACTAAGACCTTTATCCAATCTCCAAAATACACAGCCATAGCTAAACTTATCTTTTTTATCCTTTTTTCGGACAATCTTTCCGCGCCCCTCTTTTTTTCTGTTCACTTTTTAAATCTCTTTTTCTTTTTTTCACAGACCTTTGATGCCTGATTTTTGGCTTAGTTAAGCCTTTTTTAAGGTTTCTTTCGGGTTTCTCTTCTCTTTTTTTCATTAAAAAAACCCTGTTCCAGGATTGCTCCTGAGACAAGGTTTTTGGTGGTTCTTTTGGGTTTATTTTTCTTCTTTTTGCTCGTGGCGGAAGAAGTTTGGATGAATAGGATGCACTGGTTTTTGACAAGGGATGTTACGAAAAAAATGTCAAAAGGCAGTGCGAAAAAATAATTTCATCACTCAAACTCTACAAAGACTAACGCTTTTTGTTTAGGAATTATTCTCTGTAATGTTTCTCGTTCTTTTGATTATTTGATATATCCATATTATCCTGCCTATA from Blautia sp. SC05B48 encodes:
- a CDS encoding NifB/NifX family molybdenum-iron cluster-binding protein, yielding MPRPVKCRKVCHFPNVLEFFPADDTEKKTPIVLTVDEYETIRLLDKKGYSQEQCAASMQVARTTVQRIYEIARKKIADALIDGYPLKIEGGDFKICDGQSSNCGLGGCYKQEIHQKYAAEKGEGIMRIAVTYENGQIFQHFGHTETFKIYDVEEGKVTHSEVVDTNGSGHGALAGVLKALNADVLICGGIGGGAQTALAAAGIKLFGGVSGDADEAVEAFINETLDYNPDVKCSHHEHSHGEGHTCGEHGCGSHSCH
- a CDS encoding DUF4062 domain-containing protein; this translates as MRDRRKFSIFISSTYEDLKEERQALVDVAWLQRIVSRF
- a CDS encoding AAA family ATPase, with amino-acid sequence MIIEVRAKNCYAFEDDITFSMKADMRNKKFGANVHKENNFNVLKTVGIYGPNNAGKTCLIKCIRAIKNVLLNKKNGLMPNIFTESDVCELGVTFMSSGRKFSYDFKYDAEKEEYIYESFSEIFKDQYNNEKEVCWLKKDTISEIYECIDESVQTMIPVVSKNNLLCYVIDTSKFEHINEMKQILVGFAEKIDIINMNNIPMQHTIELLKNKNQLQQKVVEFIKNADLYMDNFEYVDMDKIQLKTGEGDEKPDEKVLDIQENIMDQIRLVSTYKGVHVPSMMFDSTGTKKIAAIASYVIEALEQGRILVVDELDSSIHFKLTRAIVAMFNNELNTSAQMIFTVHDINFMDCKRMFRKEQIWFVHKDEEGVYIYSLADFTAQQGVRDTTDVMEKYRKGALGALPDPELINSLLSIKSGVKGDDADAK
- a CDS encoding TnpV protein yields the protein MGKLEKVIVENGITYVLGEDNIYYPDLQLPEGTNYNIGKFGHMRCEYLKEFKHGYYMELLLDGRLNEYLHDIDEECHEMLDRIVEKMKEKQGVTEQLKAENQMLWVGKMNNIIACAEEIVVRELVYV
- a CDS encoding DUF6040 family protein, which codes for MAVYFGDWIKVLVKLNLVALLLLVQAVYVGIRAYVKGCKRARGYY